The Lonchura striata isolate bLonStr1 chromosome 6, bLonStr1.mat, whole genome shotgun sequence nucleotide sequence TTACGGTATCCTTCGACGTCCCCAGCTTCTTCAGCCCGTCCAGAGGGAGGAGATCTGCAGAATCCTTGTGAATAAACTGAACCGCCTGCTTCATCCTCCTCTGCTGGCGGAGGGACGCCGCTTCCCTTAGCTCCACTTCTTTCCTGCTCGGCTCTGTCAGGATCCCCGAATAAAACATCTCTCCTGCCGCGGGGGCTCGTTCCTTGGAGCTGCGGGATGCTCTGTGTCTGCGCTGGGGAAtgctctgtgtctgtgctgggggatgctctgtgcctgtgctgggggatGCTCTGGGGGGATGCTCTATCGCCTGTGCTGGGGGATGCTCTGTGCCTGCGCTGGGGAAtgctctgtgtctgtgctggggGATGCTCTGTGTCTGCGCTGGGGGATGCTCTGTGCCTGCGCTGGGGGATgctctgtgcctgtgcagggggatgttctgtgcctgtgcagggggatgctctgtgcctgtgcagggGGATGTTCTGTGCCTGCGCTGGGGGATGCTCTGTTGCCTGTGCAGGGGGATGCTCTGTTGCCTGTGCAGGGGGATGCTCTGTGCCTGCGCTGGGGGATgctctgtgcctgtgcagggGGATGCTCTGTTGCCTGTGCAGGGGGATGCTCTGTTGCCTGTGCAGGGGGATgctctgtgcctgtgcagggGGATGCTCTGTTGCCTGTGCAGGGGGATGCTCTGTTGCCTGTGCAGGGGGATGCTCTGTGCCTGCGCTGGGGGATgctctgtgcctgtgcagggGGATGCTCTGTGCCTGCGCTGGGGGATgctctgtgc carries:
- the NRIP3 gene encoding nuclear receptor-interacting protein 3 isoform X3, with the protein product MCQPSGRGTCASPGSGYKAPATEHPPAQAQSIPQRRHRASPCTGTEHPPAQATEHPPAQAQSIPQRRHRASPCTGTEHPPAQAQSIPLHRQQSIPLHRQQSIPLHRHRASPCTGNRASPCTGNRASPCTGTEHPPAQAQSIPLHRQQSIPLHRQQSIPQRRHRTSPCTGTEHPPAQAQNIPLHRHRASPSAGTEHPPAQTQSIPQHRHRAFPSAGTEHPPAQAIEHPPRASPSTGTEHPPAQTQSIPQRRHRASRSSKERAPAAGEMFYSGILTEPSRKEVELREAASLRQQRRMKQAVQFIHKDSADLLPLDGLKKLGTSKDTQPHNILQKRLMETNLSKLRGSRGTWAPKGDLSSQTNKLNQTKLGSSGKTEDEELIVVSCQCAGKELKAVVDTGSQHNLMSSACLDRLGLKEQLKALPAEEEMVSLPNKVKAIGQVECLSLTVGAVPVECAALVVEDNDQPFSFGLQTLKSLKCIINMEKHHLVLGQMDREEIPFVGVGSAEAGEHFSSLEA